One genomic region from Bacillus sp. SLBN-46 encodes:
- a CDS encoding thiamine pyrophosphate-dependent dehydrogenase E1 component subunit alpha yields the protein MTENRHEALGLSDGKVLEMYETMLLARRIDERMWLLNRAGKIPFVISCQGQEAAQVGAAFALDREKDYVLPYYRDMGVVLTFGMTPRELMLSGFAKAEDPNSGGRQMPGHFGQKKNRIVTGSSPVTTQVPHAVGIALAGKMERKDLVTFVTFGEGSSNQGDFHEGANFAGVHKLPVIFMCENNKYAISVPIEKQLACEKVSDRAIGYGMPGITVDGNDPLEVYKAVKEAADRGRRGEGPTLVETVSYRLTPHSSDDDDRSYRAPDEVAKAKTQDPIITFGAYLKETGILNDELEKEINDRVMKLVNEATDYAENAPYAAPEEALKFVYAQE from the coding sequence ATGACTGAAAATCGTCATGAAGCTTTAGGATTAAGCGATGGAAAAGTTTTAGAAATGTATGAAACAATGCTTCTAGCCCGTCGTATTGATGAACGGATGTGGTTATTGAATCGTGCTGGTAAAATACCATTTGTCATCTCATGTCAAGGACAGGAAGCAGCACAAGTAGGAGCTGCATTTGCACTCGATCGAGAAAAGGATTATGTTCTTCCATATTATCGGGATATGGGTGTAGTGTTAACGTTTGGTATGACACCAAGAGAACTAATGCTTTCAGGGTTTGCGAAAGCGGAGGATCCAAATTCAGGCGGACGACAAATGCCAGGTCACTTTGGGCAAAAGAAGAACCGAATTGTAACAGGATCTTCTCCAGTTACTACCCAGGTTCCACATGCAGTAGGAATTGCACTTGCAGGGAAAATGGAAAGAAAAGATCTAGTTACGTTTGTAACCTTTGGGGAAGGGTCATCCAACCAAGGTGACTTCCATGAAGGGGCTAACTTTGCAGGCGTGCATAAACTTCCAGTCATTTTCATGTGTGAAAATAATAAATACGCAATTTCTGTTCCAATTGAAAAACAATTAGCATGTGAAAAGGTATCTGACCGTGCGATTGGGTATGGTATGCCAGGAATCACTGTTGACGGAAATGATCCATTAGAAGTTTATAAAGCAGTGAAAGAGGCTGCCGATCGTGGCCGTCGTGGAGAAGGGCCAACGCTTGTTGAAACAGTTTCTTACCGTCTTACCCCACACTCATCTGATGATGATGACCGTTCTTACCGAGCACCTGATGAAGTAGCAAAAGCAAAAACGCAAGATCCGATTATTACATTTGGTGCGTATTTAAAGGAAACAGGTATCTTGAATGATGAGTTGGAAAAAGAAATAAACGACCGCGTGATGAAGCTGGTGAATGAAGCTACAGATTATGCTGAAAATGCGCCATATGCTGCACCAGAAGAAGCGTTGAAGTTTGTTTATGCACAGGAGTAA
- a CDS encoding alpha-ketoacid dehydrogenase subunit beta produces the protein MAIISYIDSITMAIREEMERDPKVFVLGEDVGVKGGVFKATQGLYEQFGEERVIDAPLAESAIAGVGIGAAMYGMRPIAEMQFADFIMPAVNQIISEAAKVRYRSNNDWSCPIVIRAPYGGGVHGALYHSQSVEAVFANQPGLKIVMPSTPYDAKGLLKAAIRDNDPVLFFEHKRAYRLIKGEVPTDDYTLPIGKADVKRDGDDITVITYGLCVHFALQAAEKLAKDGISAHILDLRTVYPLDKEAIIEAASKTGKVLLVTEDTKEGSIMSEVSAIIAENCLFELDAPIMRLAGPDVPAMPYAPTMEKFFMVNPDKVEKAMRELAEY, from the coding sequence ATGGCGATTATTTCATATATTGATTCAATAACTATGGCCATTCGAGAAGAAATGGAACGGGATCCTAAGGTTTTTGTATTAGGTGAAGATGTAGGGGTAAAAGGCGGCGTGTTTAAAGCTACACAAGGCCTGTATGAACAATTTGGTGAGGAACGCGTCATTGATGCACCTCTTGCTGAATCTGCCATTGCAGGGGTTGGAATTGGTGCAGCAATGTACGGAATGCGCCCAATTGCCGAAATGCAATTTGCTGATTTCATCATGCCTGCTGTCAATCAAATTATTTCAGAAGCAGCGAAAGTCCGTTATCGTTCGAATAATGATTGGAGCTGTCCAATTGTTATACGTGCTCCTTATGGCGGTGGCGTTCACGGTGCGTTGTACCATTCCCAATCGGTTGAGGCTGTATTTGCTAATCAACCGGGATTGAAAATTGTAATGCCGTCTACACCATATGATGCGAAAGGCTTGTTAAAGGCAGCCATTCGTGATAATGACCCGGTTTTATTTTTCGAGCACAAAAGGGCTTATCGTTTAATTAAGGGAGAGGTCCCAACAGATGATTACACTTTGCCCATAGGAAAAGCCGATGTGAAGCGTGACGGAGATGACATTACCGTTATTACCTACGGTCTATGTGTACATTTTGCCCTCCAAGCGGCTGAAAAATTAGCGAAGGATGGAATCTCTGCACATATTCTTGATTTGAGAACCGTATACCCACTTGATAAAGAAGCTATTATTGAAGCAGCTTCAAAAACAGGTAAAGTCTTGCTTGTTACCGAGGATACAAAAGAAGGCAGCATTATGAGTGAAGTGTCAGCTATTATAGCCGAAAATTGCTTGTTTGAATTAGATGCTCCAATAATGCGTCTAGCTGGACCTGATGTACCAGCCATGCCATATGCTCCAACGATGGAAAAATTCTTTATGGTAAACCCTGATAAAGTCGAAAAAGCAATGAGAGAACTAGCCGAGTATTAA
- a CDS encoding dihydrolipoamide acetyltransferase family protein, producing MVIEQIKMPQLGESVTEGTISKWLVSVGDKVNKYDPLAEVMTDKVNAEVPSSFTGVIKELIANEEDTLAVGEIICTIEVEGGESPQAKTEDVAPASSSSAETTAPVDQGNKARYSPAVLKISQEHGIDLTQVSGTGAGGRITRKDLLKLIESGNIPVAGQRKETVKVETVVQPEHQKQEVSQPVSTSTPKPPSAQPVHIPVEAGDIEIPVTGIRKAIAANMLRSKHEAPHAWTMIEVDATNLVDYRNSLKDEFKKKEGFNLTFFAFFVKAVAQALKEFPQINSMWAGEKIIQKKDINISIAVATDDALFVPVIKNADEKTIKGIAREISELAVKVRTGKLRSEDMQGGTFTVNNTGSFGSVQSMGIINYPQAAILQVESIVKRPVVMNNGMIAVRDMVNLCMSLDHRVLDGLVCGRFLQRVKEILENTSKSTTSIY from the coding sequence GTGGTAATTGAACAAATTAAAATGCCTCAGCTAGGGGAGAGTGTAACCGAGGGTACGATTAGTAAGTGGTTAGTATCTGTTGGTGATAAAGTAAATAAATACGACCCCCTTGCAGAGGTTATGACAGATAAAGTAAATGCAGAAGTCCCATCCTCCTTTACAGGTGTGATTAAAGAACTAATTGCTAACGAAGAAGATACCCTAGCGGTTGGAGAAATCATTTGTACAATTGAAGTTGAGGGTGGCGAAAGTCCTCAGGCTAAAACAGAAGACGTAGCTCCAGCATCATCCAGCAGTGCGGAAACTACAGCTCCAGTTGACCAAGGAAACAAAGCGCGTTATTCTCCAGCAGTTTTGAAAATATCTCAAGAACATGGAATTGACCTAACGCAGGTGTCAGGCACCGGTGCAGGTGGAAGGATTACAAGAAAAGACCTACTGAAATTGATTGAATCTGGAAATATCCCTGTTGCAGGCCAAAGGAAGGAAACTGTAAAAGTAGAAACAGTTGTTCAGCCTGAACATCAAAAGCAAGAGGTATCACAACCTGTATCTACATCCACACCAAAGCCACCATCTGCACAACCGGTTCATATTCCAGTGGAAGCTGGTGACATAGAAATCCCGGTTACTGGTATTCGAAAAGCAATTGCTGCCAATATGCTTAGGAGCAAGCATGAAGCACCACATGCTTGGACTATGATTGAAGTGGATGCAACCAATTTGGTTGACTATCGTAATTCTCTTAAAGATGAGTTTAAGAAAAAAGAAGGCTTTAATCTAACATTCTTTGCTTTCTTTGTAAAAGCGGTAGCCCAAGCACTAAAAGAGTTCCCACAAATTAATTCTATGTGGGCTGGAGAAAAAATCATTCAGAAGAAAGACATTAATATTTCGATTGCCGTTGCAACAGATGATGCCTTATTCGTACCTGTCATTAAAAATGCAGATGAAAAAACGATTAAGGGAATTGCCCGTGAAATTTCGGAACTTGCAGTTAAGGTAAGAACCGGAAAATTACGATCTGAAGATATGCAGGGTGGAACATTTACAGTGAACAACACAGGTTCATTCGGCTCTGTTCAATCCATGGGCATTATCAATTATCCACAAGCAGCTATTCTTCAAGTGGAATCCATTGTTAAGCGACCTGTGGTAATGAATAATGGAATGATTGCTGTGCGTGACATGGTTAATTTATGTATGTCCCTAGACCACAGAGTATTAGATGGACTTGTTTGCGGTCGTTTCTTGCAACGTGTGAAGGAAATTCTAGAAAATACATCAAAATCAACAACTTCCATTTATTAA
- a CDS encoding methylmalonyl-CoA mutase subunit beta: MEKIKNQSFPFMSKDEWKEKAEKSLKGRTVESLQTATYEGIILKPLYSQEDEQAIPDYPGGTDYRRGIYPLGYLTNEWKVAQRISYHSLDELKEKLKQNFDKGQTAISFEVSKSLFEENETLETILGESYHQHPFSLNAKGLHSALLVSLETIGEKKGTSDTICGYIGSDPVALFAEEGSISEEFFNEWMKTIVQSSVKLPNLRTILINTSPYHNGGANAVQELGIALAEGIYYLEKLQEAGMELEDIFSKMIFQFSIGGHFFMEMAKIRAARILWSRVAEVYGTNVNNRGMHISAETSRFTKTIQDPHVNLLRSGNEAFAAVIGGVQYLHVDPFNNLSGSTYASERMARNTQLLLKEEAQLKQVIDPAGGSWYVEQLTNELSEKSWEFFQQIEAHGGIIEGLKSNWLQKEIAAVYDKRNKDCQTRKQSMIGTNVYANLDENVPNLKSQNKESYVLEKGNSLINITAIPQRRLSESFEELRNKARSYEEAAGYKPSVGMICLGLLKEHKARLDFMKGFLAAGGVKAVESDSIVSFENARLFVSTLPVTKCFCICGTNEQYERVGHEILTSLRTEFPDRVFYLAGLPEKDKQSQWTDEGIKQFIHMKSNCYETLDAIFNELEVSTVEETKA, translated from the coding sequence TTGGAAAAAATAAAAAATCAGTCTTTTCCATTTATGTCAAAAGATGAATGGAAAGAAAAAGCAGAAAAATCGTTAAAAGGAAGAACCGTTGAGTCCTTACAAACGGCTACATATGAAGGAATTATTTTGAAACCGCTTTATTCTCAGGAAGATGAACAGGCAATTCCTGATTATCCAGGAGGCACAGATTATAGAAGAGGGATTTATCCGCTTGGATATTTGACTAATGAATGGAAGGTAGCACAGCGTATATCCTATCATTCACTAGATGAATTGAAAGAAAAGCTCAAACAAAACTTTGATAAAGGGCAAACTGCCATTTCTTTTGAAGTATCAAAGTCTTTGTTTGAAGAGAATGAAACGCTGGAAACTATTCTTGGAGAATCCTATCATCAACACCCCTTCTCCCTTAACGCCAAGGGTCTCCATTCTGCATTGCTTGTATCTCTAGAAACAATTGGAGAGAAAAAAGGAACCAGCGACACGATTTGTGGTTATATCGGTTCTGATCCAGTCGCTCTTTTTGCTGAAGAGGGCAGTATTTCAGAAGAGTTTTTCAATGAATGGATGAAAACCATTGTCCAATCAAGCGTGAAATTACCTAATCTAAGAACCATTTTAATCAATACATCGCCATATCACAATGGTGGAGCAAATGCTGTTCAAGAGCTTGGTATTGCATTGGCTGAAGGAATCTATTATCTTGAAAAGCTTCAGGAAGCTGGAATGGAACTGGAAGATATTTTTTCCAAAATGATCTTTCAATTCTCTATTGGCGGCCACTTTTTTATGGAAATGGCCAAAATTCGGGCAGCAAGAATTCTATGGAGTCGTGTGGCTGAAGTGTATGGAACTAATGTGAATAATCGTGGGATGCATATCTCTGCGGAAACTTCTAGATTCACAAAAACTATACAGGACCCCCATGTCAACCTTTTACGGTCAGGTAATGAGGCTTTTGCAGCAGTTATTGGGGGCGTACAATATTTACATGTGGATCCTTTCAATAATCTTTCGGGTTCCACTTATGCTTCGGAAAGAATGGCAAGAAACACACAACTCCTACTAAAAGAAGAAGCACAGTTAAAACAAGTGATTGATCCTGCTGGTGGGTCTTGGTATGTCGAACAATTAACCAATGAACTTTCCGAGAAATCTTGGGAATTCTTTCAACAAATTGAAGCCCATGGCGGCATCATTGAGGGATTAAAATCAAACTGGCTGCAGAAAGAAATAGCGGCAGTGTATGATAAAAGAAATAAGGATTGTCAGACAAGGAAGCAAAGTATGATTGGCACGAATGTTTATGCCAATCTTGATGAAAACGTTCCTAATCTTAAATCTCAAAATAAAGAATCATATGTACTAGAAAAGGGAAATTCATTAATAAATATTACTGCTATTCCTCAACGAAGACTTTCAGAGTCATTTGAAGAATTGCGAAATAAGGCAAGGAGCTATGAAGAAGCAGCAGGCTATAAGCCATCTGTAGGTATGATTTGTCTTGGATTGTTAAAAGAGCATAAGGCAAGGCTGGATTTTATGAAAGGTTTTCTAGCTGCCGGTGGGGTGAAAGCAGTTGAAAGTGATTCAATTGTTTCTTTTGAGAATGCTAGATTATTTGTTTCTACTCTTCCTGTTACGAAATGTTTTTGCATCTGTGGTACAAATGAACAGTATGAAAGGGTGGGGCATGAGATTTTAACTAGCCTAAGAACGGAATTCCCTGATCGAGTTTTTTACCTTGCTGGGCTCCCCGAAAAAGACAAGCAGTCCCAGTGGACGGATGAAGGAATTAAGCAGTTTATTCATATGAAAAGCAATTGTTATGAAACTCTCGATGCCATTTTTAACGAGTTGGAGGTGAGCACGGTTGAAGAAACAAAAGCCTGA